The Hippoglossus hippoglossus isolate fHipHip1 chromosome 21, fHipHip1.pri, whole genome shotgun sequence genomic sequence GGGGTCCTGGGGTCTTTTCTAGCTTTCTCTAGTTGCAGTAAATTAAGATATCTGACACTTGTCGTCATGAGAGCCTGACTTCTTTATCGGTTGGCCAATGTGAGCCTTTCACTGACAtgtctatatatttggttgtatttgtgttttcttattatttatagatatttgtaacaaagtttatggttaaactttaaagcctcaattacatttctatgTCATAAGGGTTTGTTAAAGACATCTTAGGAATGATTGCAAATATTTTATACATCGGCTcatatgtttgtatttgtattggcACTGGCCCCTAAAAGTCCATGTGAGTTGGTCAACACTGAGCGAGTCGCACAAAgataattttcattttcattttgtgataCTAGAGGATGTTTTTTATATGAAGGCAGCATTTGCAGATGATTTACACAGGGAGCGATACTGGCCGCAGCCTGAGCCTGGTTTAAGTCGTCAACTGAGCCCTTCATCATcttttgtctctgctgtttgtccgAGCAGGCATCACCACCACAGGCTCCACCCTGAGAGAGCATCGGTACCATGCCTCAGCGTACCGGGTCCTGTACAGTAATGATGCACAGCAGTGGTACATCTACAGGGAAGCAGACTCCACACAAGACAAGGTAACACAATCACAAAATCAATAAACCATGCCTGCTCAACAATTACGTCATTGGCTtttatgcttctttttttttcttcttctttaaattAGTGCAAATGGACAGAAATGTCACTTTAGAAGGCCAAGGGACCCGTTTCCATAGCAACTGGTATTGACTAAGAGATGTTTGTGGCAGGAAATGCGAACAGTCAGTGGTTTGAGTTAAGTGCTGTGGTAGACAAGTCAAGGCACTCGGGCATTAATAATGAATGGATATGGATTGAGTGGCCGGGTTGTTAGGCTGGAACTGCTGCTGTCTACAAGTTGCCAGGATTCTCACCGCCTCTTATTGGGTAAAGGGAAGTACTTATGAGCTCGGCAAgttgaaaaataatcattagtgcATTTGTTCACAGTCTGAAAGAAGAATTGCTCTGCTACACAACCTTTTTCCTCAACTTCACTACTATTCTGAACAGTTCAAAAAAGATGGTTTGTTTCTTATTTCATGGCAGATTTTCCAAGGGAATATGAACTACCTGCAGGAGGTGAGGAACAACTTCATTCCTCCCATCGAGGCCCGGTTTGTGAGGGTAAATCCAACGTTATGGCACCAGAGAATCGCACTAAAGCTGGAGCTGGTTGGCTGCCAAATCCCTGCAGGTAAACAACGTTGGTTAATCAGCAGATAAAGGTTAACTACATTAAAGGGCCcgtattgtgtaaaatacattttctgggcttttactatccgtaatgacttgaaggggggTCAGTAAGGATCCTCAAAGTATGACAGTCGCTCCGCAGAccttttcactcagtccattctaagaaatatgttgtTGAAACGTcgcgtttcgtacttcctcccccgtatgagtcattCGGGATTGGATGATGAATAACCAATGTGCCTTTTTTAATGAGACATTTTTTTAGTGAAATAAACAGTCAATGCCATGAGAGAGAATATCCACTTTAACGTTGCAGTTAACAAATGCCAgtcagaaataaaaagattcaAACAGCCAGGGTTTGGGGCTTAAAAACTCTAGAGTAGTATAGACGGCACGTGAAAAACGTAGCCTCAGTGATTTGACCCTTTTGAAAATAGAATGTAGTGTGGATGAAGCTGAACAAAAATAATAGGAGCTTTATTATCCAAGATTACAAGATGCAATTTCTTTTACGCAGCGTGGCCGAGGTCCCAACCGAGGCCAGGACAGATGTTACCCACGTCTCGTCATACTCCCCCTCCTTCGGGAACAAAGCGTCCCCCTCGCCTTGGCCAAACCACACACACCCCAGACATAAGGAACACAACTATGCCTCCACACAACAGCAAAGGTGCGTCAGACTTCAAATATAAAAGGCAAAAAGCTTGTTCTGATCTCCAGTAGAGACTGttgttgtgtgatgtttattgTCCTGTCTTTGCGCTCAGATGTGGCGCTGGCTGCAGTTCTGGTTCCTGTGTTGGTCATGGTTCTGACTGCTCTCATCCTGACTGTGGTTTGTGCTTGGCACTGGAGGAACAGGTATGAATTCTTATTGTAActtgcaaaataaaaatgtcagttttgGCCTCCATTAGTAACTTTACCCTGTCGACAGGAAAAAGAGCTCAGAGGGAACTTACGATCTTCCTCACTGGGATCGTACAGGTATGTCATCACTCTACATCATCGGCTCTTAGCTGTGTATGTGATTTGTGAACGTTAAACTGGAAGGAGTCATATCACtgtgctcctgctgcagacTGGTGGAAGAGCATGAAGCAGCTGCTGCCATCCAAGATGGTGGAGAGTGAGGATTCAGTTCGGtacagcagcagtgaggtgGGCCGACTGACGGGGAGAGGAGCTGTACCGAGACTACACGCTGAGCCTGCAGGTAAATACTGCTCAATATGGTGACATCTGAAGTCAGCCACCGTTCAGGGTTTCTGCtttaatgatgtgtgtgtatggtacTCGAGCCATTAAAGGTGATTTAATTACCTCCGCTAGggagtttggtttcaatttgaCCGTTTGTTGTTACGCAAAAAAagactgaaccgatttccatgaaactttgtggaggggtggggggggggtacgaGCTACTGTAGAACTTATACAATTTTGGAGCGTTCTGGACAAACTGGgggatccaggagtttttttttcttgaacatgactAGATAGGGTGTTATTCTTGGCGTCTAGTTGTTATACGTTTTTAGATTCAGATTCAGTATTGGTCACTGAAATGCTATGTGTGTATTCAACAAGAAAACTGAGTGCTCTGcttatctaaaaaaaacattgcaaaacctttttttatattgtgaaaCATTTTCTTCAGTAATTCAGTCTCTGACATTACAGCCATAAGTCAGCTGTTTGTACAGATCCTTGTGGAAATGAGGAAATTTACGACaacttgtttgaaatgtttagcCTTTGAGATAAACACCAGTAAGATTGGCCACGACATTCGATGGTTTAAAGATACACAGTGAACTTTTCTTGTTTGAAAACTTGTCCTtacaaaacacattgtttttagCTTTGAGCTCCAACAAAAGTGTGTGCACGTCCTACATTGTTCACATCTGTTTTCTGCGACAACTTGTCTTCTTCGCAGCATTTGTTGACTTCACTTCCTGGCACCTACATGATCATGGACATGCACAGCatttttgctttaattattAGTTGTAATGTCACCTCAGTTATCATCCAAAATCAACAGCGTCTGCACACATGTAGGTTTTTGCAGCAAAAGCAATACAGAAGATTCCATACACTAACCCTTTAAATACACTACACTctgtacttttttgttttgcacttaAATATGATGATTGTTTCCTTGGTTGCTTCACAGACACTGGACTTGACTGTGTGCACATCGGGACCTTTAAAATTATTAATACACTACAAAATGCTGTCTTTTCAGAATACGCCCAGCCGCTGGTGAGTGGGGTTACAACTTTGGGTGCACGTTCCACTTTTAAACCAGACGAGGGTCCGGACCCAGGATACTCTGATCCAGACCTGTACGACGCCCCCATTTCACCGGACGTGTACCACGCATACGCAGAACCCCTGCCAGCTTCGGGATCTGAGTATGCTACACCTATTGTGGTCGATATGGGTTGCCATCCCTCAGGTGGCACATCTTTGACCCAGCCCGCCGCTGTGTGCGGTTTCATGGGGGCCGGGCCCACCTCCCTGCTCACACGGACAGACAGTGGCCAGTCGGGGAGGTCAGCGTATGATACGCCAAAGAACGCCACTGGACAGGTCTCTGAGGATCTGACTTATCAGGTACCTCAGAGTTGCACTCAGAAGCAGACGGGACAGAGCTGAAGAGTTGGGATGCCTATGGGCTGACTCCGCCCCTCTCTGCTCAGCACAACCCGAGGGCCAAACAGAGGGTTTGTTAATGGCCGAGGAGGCGTGAACCTGTGAGCCTGTGAGCCCTGGAGCCTGGGCCCCGAGTCTTGAATGAACACTACCTTAGCTTTAGATTCATCTGGAGATGTCTGTATTGCCTAATAGTTCCTGCATGGCCACGATCTGCTTGTGTAGTGCCATTACAGTCCTATCACTGAAACCACAGAGATGAATGTGTTAGTGCCAGGCGGGAGAGTCGGAAACGGAGAACGCTGACTACTATTTGATTAAGACTTTGTCCCTGTTCTGTGATTCTTAGTAGTTCTTGCATTCTGTGAAACTGTGATATCCActattccatttttttttaccctgttacACGCTAAACCAGGTTCAAATCTAATGGTTCTCTTTTTGAATGAATTGCAAGTTGTACCCCAGGTTCAAGGTCAAATAATTCATCCTCCCTAGACGGACTCTAGTTTTCATGGTACGTTCTTTGTCTGACTTTGTTTAAAAGCATGACTTGAAATTGTGTATAGTTATATTAATCCCATTAATGCAGAATCTGTTAAAACTCTAAAGTGAtttactgatatttattttttatttcacatcctGCTGATGAGGAGAGACTCTCAAAGCCCCACAACGACCACTACTCACTGATTACAGATTGAGAAATTGTGGTTACACTGTCGTAGACTACGATGGTGTTAGGGACATTAGAAAATAGAGTTCTGAGATTTCGAGAATatagttgtaatattacgagaataaagtcgtaattgagaagaaaagaaatagaTCGATAATAAAGCAGAACCCCGTATGTGGCAAAATCTTAAACCAATCTTGTGAAACTATGAAACAAGGCAATGACGTCTAAGTCTGTGTGATTCTTTCTTTAGGAGAGACTCGATTTCTTACACCATCTTTTCAAAGTCGTGATAAAGGTTACATTTTGTTATCTGTGAAACATactaaagtataacttaacaagatgttCTACATTCTTCATTTTAGCGCTGACTACAGACTGATCTTCTGCTATTCCCCCTCTAAACTTTCACAACATTTATGACTAAAATTTTGTCTCGTTATATTTCGACTTTCTTCTCGAAATCCACTTCTCCTTCAACTTGGCCCTAATACTCCGTAGTAGTAGAAGCCGTACTGACGagtgttccccccccccccccagagatGTACATTAACTTGAAGAGGCTGATTGGGAGAATTAATTCATCAAACTCCTCCAAAGAGAAAATACTTTTCAAGTATTGGAGACCAAATGTTGAATCACAACACGATCATGCCATCAGCGCAGGTTTAGCcaaataaacagtgaaacagtctTAACATAGGGAAAAAACATTGTAATTAAGAGGATGTTGTAGAAAAGGTACAGAGAGCAGAGGTATCTGGGTGAATCTGTTACAGCTGATAATAGTTTCCTGTGTGTTCGTTTATTTGTGTATCGTGATGATCGTCTCATGTTGAAATGGGTGCGACGTGTTCCTTCCTTGTTATTAATGTGCATCGACATCTGTATGCGTGGAAAGCTGTTTCCATATTTCagtcccgtgtgtgtgtgtgtttgtgttgtgtgatgaTAGTTTTTGTAGCACCAGTAGACTGCATTCCCCTCCTGTCCACCTGTGGTACTGACCCGACCAAACACAACGTGGCAGGAGTGACGATGGAGAAAACGAAAAATGGACCGAGCtgctttaaaacttttttttaccgAACAGCAACCTCCCCGGAGGGAAGGTGTTGTTCACTCACAGCTGTGCCACAAGTCGTGCTTTGATTATTGCTCAGTAACCTAGGCGATCGATACGCAGAGTTTTGGTGCTCGCTCCCTGGTCACAGAgggtttgtgtttatgtggctCTCACAGATTGTATATAGAGAAATAAAGAGTTATTAcgtgatgttttatttcaatctTCAGCTGTCGTCAAAACAGTAAAAATCATTGCACACGGACAAAGTTGTTGAACCAACCAAAAATATGCAGATTGCTGACACAAAATTATTGAGTTTGTTCCAATTGCAATCAATAAGTTGTGTTGACACAATTTATAGGTTTGATTTGAAGAaacttagttttttctttttatgaagttcttaaacatttgtcttttttcagtgCAGGCAACTTGCATTTGATTCATGTCTGTTTATCTTTCCTCTCAGACATGTAGAGTCTTCACAATTACAAATGCAGTATTTTTCCTCAATCAACAACCATATTTAACTTTatggaaaaacattaaaattgcatcattattgtcatttttctttgatttacACCTAAATATCTGTTAAGTTAATGACATTTTCAGATCAAGTTGTGTTGCcagacaaacactgagctgGTGCACATAGTAAACATATACCTGCAGAACAGCATATTGCATGGTTACTTGAAGCATTAAGCTCAAAGCTGCCCTGAACCCTGAGAGAGCTGCTAACATGATTGTGGATTTTTAGTCTTAGGCTGAATAACAACATCTAGAGCTCATGTAAACCTTGACGTAGAAACAGCACTAGCTGAACCTTTCATCCATCCGTTATCTATATTTGAGGGTAGCGGAGGGTAAACTGGAACatagagagacaaacaaccattcacacctatagGTAATTTAGATTCCtcaattacacacaaactccacacaaaaaGAGCCCGGCCGTCCCTGGGTCTGGATCCGGGGACCTTCTTGCCATAAGACGACATTGCACagattaattatattaaattaaaaactacaATTCAGTTTTTTGACTGGGAGTTACAAGGTTGTGTCGGCTGGTGTCCCTCTTTATTATACATCACACTTTGAATACAGTGGAGTTTTGTATATCACATTTACTGAGGAGCCTCAACACCAGAGTGACTGGGTCTTACTAACTGATGAtgtgataattaaaataaatataattatctTATAAATATTAACAGTGCATGAAGAACATGgtgtgtgttaaaaataaaaaagatcatCAATTCAAATCAACAAGTAAACCTTTTTAGAACCCTTTTTCCattctgttattttaaaaacagcaatTATCGATCTTTAGCGGCTTGAACGTTTTTACCGCTTTACCCTTCACTCTTCCATGTTCTTCCCAGTCTTTCCAAACTTGCACCACACCACCGTGAGGACGATGGCGATCAGGAGGATCAGACCGCTGGTCACCAGGTAAGCGATGGGCAGGAAATGGTTCTGACCTCCGAACCAGGTCAGCGTGGTCAGCACCACTTCCTTCCTGCCTTGGAAATGCTGCACAGGGAAGTCTGGGAAGGCAGAGGTCAAGGATGAAAATAAGCGATCGCAAAGTGAAGCTCGATGGAAAAAAGGTGGCTTGTGGTCTGAAAATAGGCGCTAAGACACAGGAAAGAAATGCACACAATGGGACGTGTGTGACCTGATTTAACCACGACAGCAGTGAAAGGATACTGTAGGATATCTCCATGGTGTAAGACCCCGCTGGAAGCCCCTGAGTAAAGGGGCTGTCGCCTCGGTATAAAACCCCATAGAGCTTCTTGAAGTTGGGGAATGCTGCTTCCCTCATCCACACGATCAGGTCGTCGTTAATGAAGCCGTTGTTGGTTGAATCAAACGGATCGAGCTCGTACACGGGTTTCTGCCAGAACAGAGGCTTGGCTGTGCCTGGGGGAGAAAATTCAAACGAGACACAATGATGGAGTAGAAACGAATAATACAGATTCTGTGTTTGGTTACATCTGGATTTATTTACCTTCAAACACTTTAGCCAGGGTCAAGTTGTCCATCTTGGGGTTGCGGTACTTGACATTTTTGTCCGTGTACCAGGTGATGCCTCTCCGCAACAAGGGAACCTTCACTGAGCTACCAATTTTGTCCTGATAGAACAGAGTGAAGGAGTCTGGgagaaaagatgagagagaTATGAGATGATGGAAAGACGGAGAAGGGATGTGATGATCGATGGAGTGACTGAGAAATGGCGTTTTACCGTTGAACATGCTGTTGGCCACAGCACCACAGGGGGCGATGGGGAGTCCGTTCTGGTCTCTGTCGAACGGCGTGCAGTAAGAACTGGGGTTCTGGTGCGAGGAACGAGGTGAACGAAGAAACACGGGACCATTATTTACCAATTTAAACAAGCAACAAAGCAGTGGTTGAATTTAACTAATTACAATTAATCAACGACTTTACTTTGTTTCAGAGCAATGTAGTGATTATGATTCTCTCCACTACATGTCTTTTACAGATGCTAATACATTTCAGATTCAGGCTTTTACATGTAAAAGATGTGATCAGCTTAAAAATAGGATTTCTTTTATAGATTAAAATACTTAGTGGTTAATAAAGCCGTCGGAGTCAGCTTCACTTCCACCAactacagcaggaaaatgataCTCACACAGAAATCATTCAGTGATAATAcgaataaacatttttttaatcatactATACACAATGAGCATTTTAATTTTACTACCTCAAGTATATGTTTGAATCATCCACCAtatataaatatggacgacACATatcctctcactatccagaaatgaagccaaaatatcgcagatacgaacgctgccattttgcacaTTGAGAGCCAGAGTTGCGCTCGGGTAGAGGATGTTTTTTTGAAGCGTTTTATTCTGGTAAATTAAATGGTACATTTCCTGCAGTacctcaaagtgctttacactacATGTCACATTCACAAGCACACATTGATATAGCGCTTACACACTTTCCTATCAGGGCCGTCAGGGGCCGTTTAGCCAGAGCCGAGCCGATTCAAACACGGGGCTACCTTTAAGTTTGTCTTCCTGCCGACCATCTGTCCATCGTCTCTGGAGTCCATGTATCTACGGAGGTTCTGGTGGAAGTTCTTGAGGCCGTAATAGAAAAAGACGTCTCcctggagcagcagaggtgAAAAGATCATCAGCACAGAAATGAAACAGAACTTTATCTTTGATTTACAATATATCGTGTTGACTTTGATTGACTTCAAGGGGACAACAATCTGAACTAGAGGTCAATTTACAAGCTTCTTCTTCAAAAGTTTCAATCTCAGCTGAACTAACTTGAGGACCACATGCAGCTGAAAGCTCCGATTAAAGCTTCTACGTGAACCTTGAGTAAGATGACCTCGTCCCACTGTTTGTCAAACTTTAAGGTTATTTACCTTGAGGGGTTTCTTGATGGAGAGGAccactgtgcagctgcagctctgtcctgcgttgctcttattttgaagctTTTCAAAACATGTGCTACATTGCCCAGCTTCGGTGTAATCCATCTGCAAGGAGAGATAATTGTTGATCTAATTCACAAGCGAACCCCAGACCTTTCCTCTCTGGcactcccttttttttattgcacacAAGGGGCACTcggcctcttcctctctctgtatcttacacacatacacggTATTTCAATaccacataaaaaaatacagaaaaggcAAGTGTAATTTTCACAACCACACTCACTCACCTTAACTTCCTGTGTGCTCTGAACTGTGAGAAGCAGCCACACTCCCAGCAGCATACATATCAAAGCCATAAAGTAGAAGAAAGGCAGCACAGTGTTCGCAGTCAGCATGGGAGACCAGGCAGGTAGCCTCTGCTGTTTGAAAGCCGAGTTGTCTGGCCTCCGGGCCAAGGGCCCAGGCTTGCCCTTCACTTTGCCCATGATGGGGACCTTCAGCGGGGGACGGGAGAGGAACTCGCTGCACAGCGGGAGAGCAAAGAAGTTGTGTACGAGGAGGCTCTAGTAtcttctcttcctgttcctTTTTCAGCGATATCtccctgcacgcacacacacacacacattctgcttGCCAAGAGATTTTCCCAGCAGGCCTTGCAGGGCGGGGAGATTGTTGTGGCCTGTTACTTATTAACCACAATTCTTTACTACGCAACTACcgctttgtttttcttacttctatattttctttgtgattATGTTTTGTTCTCTACCATTTCCCTCATactagaaaacacacacacacactttctgtttaTGTACATCTTAATCACACAGAAGAtcattttatatctttattgTAATGTGCTGTGGGAGATCATCTGTTTGTTCTGGgcctgtttgtgctgctttttaaaatgcttttttaaaggATGTTATGATAAATGAGGCTTCCTAGTGGGCAAGTAAACTCATGATCTCACATTGTCAGTAGGAGGGACTTCCCAAGGTTGGAGTAAACAAACAGAGGGACGCCGGTTCCATTCGGAGTCCGTTTATTCAATGCATGACACTGGGACATTGTGTTGAACTACAAGAGTGAACAAACATTCGACACAACCTCTGAGAATAGTTAAAAGCACAACACAggtttcacacagacacaaaaggaaATCAAACAGGAAGAGGCCCCTCGGCTTGTTGTCAGGTCCACCATCGCTTTGAACATCAAGTCGTCACATGGATTGTTTGCAAGTTTTTTATTATGTGCAGTTAAAAAAGTCCAATTTTGAGTTTGCCTTCtctgcagccagtcaggatgccGCCCTCCAGCAGCTTCATGAAGTCCAGTTTGatctggaaaaaataaacaaagacatgtaCGATGTGTAACATGTatgtactttaaaaaacaaacaaatccatcACTTAAAAAACTGTGTTCAGGCATCTTTTAAAGCATAAAGAATAGAAAATATGCTGCTTGAGTAGTAATTTTTTTCTGATGTGGTTTTTACTTAAATTAAGTTCAATGACCCAGAATCTATAAACATATGCAAAATGTgcatattttctctttattttaaaggtttaacTGCCGAACACAAGATGTGTCTTTCTTCactaatacaaataaataaacaaaataaaaccccacAGTCAGTTAATGTGCAGTGAAGTTTCCATATAACTGGTTttaacactttcactttcaatgACACAAAACCAAGCCTGGATGTTGGGCTGCAAATCGTCATTATGAATTCATCCTTCCATCATCAGTACAATCTGTCAGAATGATTCAAATTATAAATGACTTCCTTGTGCGTCACTAACAATCCACAACCACATCTGAAAAGGAGATGTGGCAGGGCCTCACATTCCAGAGCTGGAAAAAGGTCCAAGATTTTACTAAATTGATAAATTAATTGAATGTACATGcttaaaatgcagattaaaGGTGAAAACAATGAAGCGTGTAACCTTCAGCAgatgatgtgaaaaaaaaacataacacatattctgcacagaaaaatgtatatccTAGAGTAATAATATCAAATGCATTTCTGTGTACAGCAGGACTTAGAATATCTGCTGATACTATCAAATACTTTATTAAGTCATCTTATGTGTTTGGTCAGAGGAAGCTAATTATGTTTtcagtccagcagggggcagtagcTCACCTCAGGAATGTCTACCATCCTCCTGAGCTTCTGGTCCCTCCAGTTCCAGTCCAGAACCATGTACCTCAGTGACTTCAGGGTCAAACCATCTGATAACAATAAACAAGAGTTTCCACAGATTAGGAAGatttaaaaaacttaaaattcAAACAGAGTCTATTATGTTGTGACCTACCTTTCTGGATGAGAGCACTGATTCTGCCTGGTGTCCCCACGCCAATGTGTGTGACGCCTTTCTGCAGTAGGTTCACCT encodes the following:
- the dcbld2 gene encoding discoidin, CUB and LCCL domain-containing protein 2 encodes the protein MGRAVMVGRRPAGARVLVLSLLIILTAETCRAQKGDGCGPSVLGPSSGTLSSLGYPRTYPNNTVCEWEISVPRGHRIHFRFAELDIENRDCQVNYLRLFNGIGPKRNESVKYCGLGLKVKDLINSTGNQVTVQFMSGTHHTGHGFYLSYSTTEHTDLITCLDKGTDFPEAEFSKYCPAGCLTSTEEISGTIPNGYRESSPLCVAAIHAGVVSNAVGGRISVVSSKGIPHYEGTLANNVTSTGGTLSNSLFTFRTNGCYGTLGLESGSVADTQLSASSVWEWNFGQHREWAPSGARLKKAGLPWAPAQSDQHQWLQVDLKREKRITGITTTGSTLREHRYHASAYRVLYSNDAQQWYIYREADSTQDKIFQGNMNYLQEVRNNFIPPIEARFVRVNPTLWHQRIALKLELVGCQIPAAWPRSQPRPGQMLPTSRHTPPPSGTKRPPRLGQTTHTPDIRNTTMPPHNSKDVALAAVLVPVLVMVLTALILTVVCAWHWRNRKKSSEGTYDLPHWDRTDWWKSMKQLLPSKMVESEDSVRYSSSEVGRLTGRGAVPRLHAEPAEYAQPLVSGVTTLGARSTFKPDEGPDPGYSDPDLYDAPISPDVYHAYAEPLPASGSEYATPIVVDMGCHPSGGTSLTQPAAVCGFMGAGPTSLLTRTDSGQSGRSAYDTPKNATGQVSEDLTYQVPQSCTQKQTGQS
- the tmem30c gene encoding transmembrane protein 30C, yielding MGKVKGKPGPLARRPDNSAFKQQRLPAWSPMLTANTVLPFFYFMALICMLLGVWLLLTVQSTQEVKMDYTEAGQCSTCFEKLQNKSNAGQSCSCTVVLSIKKPLKGDVFFYYGLKNFHQNLRRYMDSRDDGQMVGRKTNLKNPSSYCTPFDRDQNGLPIAPCGAVANSMFNDSFTLFYQDKIGSSVKVPLLRRGITWYTDKNVKYRNPKMDNLTLAKVFEGTAKPLFWQKPVYELDPFDSTNNGFINDDLIVWMREAAFPNFKKLYGVLYRGDSPFTQGLPAGSYTMEISYNFPVQHFQGRKEVVLTTLTWFGGQNHFLPIAYLVTSGLILLIAIVLTVVWCKFGKTGKNMEE